From Ignavibacterium sp.:
ATGAAAAGTTGGATTCAACACGACAAAATTATTTTCTTGATGGAAGATGGCAACCACTTGAGATAATCAAAGACACAATTAAAATCAAAAATCAGAAAAATGAAATATTTGAAACCAGGAAAACCCACAGAGGACCACTTATTTCAGAAATTCATCCATTTTCATTTATCTATAATGAAAGTGATAAAAAATATTCTGCAATCAGTATGAAATGGCTTGGAAATCTGTTCAGTGATGAGATGCTAGCTTTTCTTAAAATTAATAAAGCCGGAAACTTTAACGAGTTCAAAGAAGCGGTCGGTTACTTTGCACTTCCGGGACAAAATTTTTTGTATGCTGATAAACGGGGAAACATCGGTTATGTAATGGGCGCAAAAATTCCAATCAGATCAACATCGGCATCAACAATAATAAGTGATGGAACAACCTCTGCCAATGATTGGAAAGGATTTGCCGCAAAAGATGAAATGGCATTTGTGTTTAATCCAACTGAGAATTTTTTTGCAACTGCTAACAACAATTTGTTTCCCAACTTTAAGTATCATATTTCGAATTTGTGGGAACCGTCTTCAAGAATAGATAGAATAAATTTTCTGCTTAAACAAAAAGTAAAACATTCAGTAAAAGATTTCCAGAATTATCAGATGGATCAAACATCGGAATACGCGAAGCAGGTTGTTCCATATATTCTGAGTGCTTTCAAAGATGTAAAAGTTAAAGACAAAAATCTTTCTGAGTCTCTCGAGTTGCTTGAAAATTGGGATTATGAAATGAGCCAATTCAATCAAGTGACAAGCATCTACCAGGTATTTATAAAATATCTTTTACGAAATATTTATTTGGATGAAATGGGAGAAGATTTATTTAACAAATTTTTATTTATTGCAAATGTACCTTATCGAAGTTTATTGAAAGTACTTCAATCTGACTCAAATTGGTTTGACAATGTTTATACAACTCAGATTGAAAACAAAAACGCCATTATCAGAAAATCTTTATCCGATGCTCTAACTTATCTTGAAAAAAATTACGGAAAAGATTTAAGCAATTGGCAATGGGGACGAATTCATAAAGTTACTTTCAAACATCCATTCAGCGGTGCATTCAATCCCGTTGATAGATTCATCAATATTGGTCCTTATGAAATTGGTGGCGATGGTACAACAATTTTTAATACCGAATATCCTTTTGCCAAAAGTATAGAAGAATTTTCTGCATTCAGACACGAAGAATTCGAGAATGTTTTGGGTCCTTCGATGAGATTTATTTTTGATTTTGCAAAGCCGGATGAATTTTATCTTATTTTGACAACAGGTCAATCAGGTAATTTATTCAGTAATCATTATTCTGATATGAGTCAGAAATGGCTCGAAGGTAAGCTGCTGAAAATCCGGACTGATGAAGCATCAATAAAAAGTAGTGACAAAAAAATTTTGAGAATAATCAGAGCAAATTAAATCAATATGCAGTTTACTGTTGTTTATATTAAATTTGCCCGTCGTTAAAAAACAATTAAGTATATGAAAGTAATTGAACATTTATCCAAAGCGAAAAATCCTTTAATAAGTTTTGAAATTATTCCGCCTAAAAGAGGAGGAGACATAGGCAGTATTCTTTCTCTGCTTGATGATCTTATAAAATACAATCCTCCATTTATAGATATAACAAGTCACGCCGCTGAAGTTTACTATGATGAAACTCCGAATGGAATCAAAAAAATAATCAAAAGAAAAAGACCAGGCACACTCGGCATATGTGCATTGATTCAGAATAAATATAACATTGATGCAGTTCCTCATGTTCTTACAAAAGGATTTACGAGAGAAGAGACCGAGGATTTTCTGATTGAATTAAATTATTTGGGAATTCAGAATGTGCTTGCTATTCGGGGAGATGATAGCGGATATAACAAACCTATTCCACAAGGCAGAAGCGTTAATCAGTATGCAGTTGATTTGGTAAAGCAGATTATGGATATGAATCGGGGAAAATATCTTGAAGATAGTTTGCTTGATGCTAAGCCAACAAACTTTTGTGTTGGAGTAAGCGGTTATCCTGAAAAACATTTTGAAGCTCCGAACCTTAAAACTGATATTAAATTCATGAAAGAAAAAATTGATGCTGGTGCTGAGTATATAGTTACTCAAATGTTTTATGATAATCAGCATTATTTCAAATTTGTTGAGCTTGCCAGAGAAATGGGAGTTAATGTTCCTATAATTCCCGGATTAAAAATTCTTACTTCAAAAGTTCAATTAAACACTATTCCGAAAAATTTCTACATAAATATTCCTGAAGCTTTATCTGACGAAGTACTT
This genomic window contains:
- a CDS encoding penicillin acylase family protein, producing the protein MLSSSLPKYEGTIRSNKIFSDIEIYRDSFAVPYIIADNDEDVAFALGYLHAQERLFIMDLIRRAGEGRLAEILGEKALPFDKMFRTVGIKRNILQNYSNYDPQVIKILQAYSNGVNHYIEQNKGNYSIEFDVLGYQPEKWKPLHSLIIIRMMGWELNLSWWVDFTYAELLEKFGKDKLLEILPDISENNLRKIPSSKSISQLSKDYIKTNLEFRNLIGWRGSQVGSNNWTVNSNKSISGKPIIANDPHLAFSAPGKWYAVVINSKQWKAAGVTLPGVPGIVIGKNENISWALTNLMNDDADYFYEKLDSTRQNYFLDGRWQPLEIIKDTIKIKNQKNEIFETRKTHRGPLISEIHPFSFIYNESDKKYSAISMKWLGNLFSDEMLAFLKINKAGNFNEFKEAVGYFALPGQNFLYADKRGNIGYVMGAKIPIRSTSASTIISDGTTSANDWKGFAAKDEMAFVFNPTENFFATANNNLFPNFKYHISNLWEPSSRIDRINFLLKQKVKHSVKDFQNYQMDQTSEYAKQVVPYILSAFKDVKVKDKNLSESLELLENWDYEMSQFNQVTSIYQVFIKYLLRNIYLDEMGEDLFNKFLFIANVPYRSLLKVLQSDSNWFDNVYTTQIENKNAIIRKSLSDALTYLEKNYGKDLSNWQWGRIHKVTFKHPFSGAFNPVDRFINIGPYEIGGDGTTIFNTEYPFAKSIEEFSAFRHEEFENVLGPSMRFIFDFAKPDEFYLILTTGQSGNLFSNHYSDMSQKWLEGKLLKIRTDEASIKSSDKKILRIIRAN
- a CDS encoding methylenetetrahydrofolate reductase codes for the protein MKVIEHLSKAKNPLISFEIIPPKRGGDIGSILSLLDDLIKYNPPFIDITSHAAEVYYDETPNGIKKIIKRKRPGTLGICALIQNKYNIDAVPHVLTKGFTREETEDFLIELNYLGIQNVLAIRGDDSGYNKPIPQGRSVNQYAVDLVKQIMDMNRGKYLEDSLLDAKPTNFCVGVSGYPEKHFEAPNLKTDIKFMKEKIDAGAEYIVTQMFYDNQHYFKFVELAREMGVNVPIIPGLKILTSKVQLNTIPKNFYINIPEALSDEVLSAKPEHVIDIGVEWAVKQVEELLNKNVPAVHFYIMQNSKPIIKLMEKLKL